From one Flavobacterium sp. N502536 genomic stretch:
- the tpiA gene encoding triose-phosphate isomerase, producing MRKKIVAGNWKMHKNAAQTEELLSELITKIPAKTTAQVIVAPTFVNLQAAVAKLKNTTIGVAAQNVHQAEGGAFTGEISADMLTSVGVNTVILGHSERRAIFHETDALIANKVDTALKHDMTVIFCFGEELKDRQSDNHFNIVENQLRDGLFQIAKESWSKIVLAYEPVWAIGTGETASPEQAQEMHEFIREVVRKAFGAAIADEVSILYGGSVKPENAKEIFSKPDVDGGLIGGAALKADDFLAIVTAI from the coding sequence ATGAGAAAAAAGATTGTTGCAGGAAACTGGAAAATGCATAAAAACGCAGCACAAACTGAAGAATTATTAAGCGAATTAATTACTAAAATACCTGCAAAAACTACTGCTCAAGTAATTGTAGCGCCAACTTTTGTAAACTTGCAGGCTGCCGTTGCCAAATTAAAAAACACCACCATCGGTGTTGCCGCACAAAACGTTCATCAGGCTGAAGGTGGTGCATTTACAGGAGAAATTTCTGCTGACATGTTAACTAGTGTTGGTGTTAATACCGTAATTCTTGGTCACTCTGAGCGTAGAGCCATTTTTCACGAAACAGATGCCTTAATCGCGAATAAAGTGGATACTGCCCTGAAACATGACATGACCGTAATTTTCTGTTTTGGAGAAGAATTAAAAGATCGTCAGTCAGACAATCACTTTAATATTGTTGAAAATCAATTGCGTGACGGATTGTTCCAAATTGCAAAAGAATCATGGTCAAAAATTGTTTTAGCCTATGAGCCGGTTTGGGCAATTGGAACAGGAGAAACTGCTTCTCCGGAGCAAGCACAGGAAATGCACGAATTTATCAGAGAGGTAGTTCGCAAAGCATTTGGAGCTGCTATCGCTGATGAAGTTTCTATTCTTTACGGAGGTTCTGTTAAACCGGAAAATGCTAAAGAAATCTTCTCTAAACCAGACGTAGACGGAGGTTTAATTGGAGGAGCTGCTTTAAAAGCAGATGACTTTTTAGCTATTGTTACTGCTATTTAG
- a CDS encoding TlpA family protein disulfide reductase, giving the protein MKQITLILIAFITFSCSQAQKTSFSKEALSEKLLAADGSQVAFKDILKKYKGKTLVIEVWASWCGDCVKAMPHLKELQANNPDVSYLFLSADKTADKWKAGIEKHELKGDHFMMNDGMKGLFGKAIDLDWIPRYIIVDKKGKIVLYRAIEKDFDKINETLKGLK; this is encoded by the coding sequence ATGAAACAAATAACGCTAATTCTAATTGCATTTATTACTTTTTCGTGCTCACAAGCTCAGAAAACAAGTTTTTCTAAAGAAGCTTTGTCTGAAAAATTATTAGCAGCTGATGGAAGTCAGGTTGCTTTCAAAGACATTTTAAAAAAATACAAAGGCAAAACTTTGGTTATCGAAGTTTGGGCTTCCTGGTGTGGCGACTGTGTAAAAGCCATGCCTCATTTAAAAGAGCTACAAGCCAATAATCCTGATGTTTCGTACTTGTTCCTTTCTGCTGATAAAACGGCCGATAAATGGAAAGCAGGAATTGAAAAACACGAATTAAAAGGCGATCATTTTATGATGAATGATGGTATGAAAGGTTTATTTGGAAAAGCAATTGATTTAGACTGGATTCCAAGATACATCATTGTAGACAAAAAAGGAAAAATTGTACTCTACCGTGCCATTGAAAAAGATTTCGATAAAATCAACGAAACTTTAAAAGGTTTAAAATAA
- a CDS encoding BT_3928 family protein, translating into MKNIITQFSRLFVGVLFIISGLIKLNDPVGFSYKLAEYFSEPVFNMPFLEPLALGLAIFLVILEVVLGVMLLVGYKSKLTIWALLLLIVFFTFLTFYSAYFDVVKDCGCFGDALHLTPWQSFTKDTVLLFFILILFINKKLVKPLFSKFVTNILTLISIILCVIMAVWVLNHNPIKDFRPYKVGSNIEKGMEIPEGAPKSVVEMIFIYKVNGVDKEFTEKDLMNIPEGATFVDRKDKVITEGYVPPIHDFTMTKDDSDYKEELLKEPKLLVFVTYDLKLSNPEGMKKLEGLNKEAKTKGYKVIAMTASGPDEIAKAKKQYGLEVDFYFCDATTLKTIERANPSIVVLQKGTVVQKVHYNDTADLKL; encoded by the coding sequence ATGAAAAACATCATTACTCAATTTTCCAGATTATTTGTCGGTGTACTATTTATTATTTCCGGACTAATTAAACTAAACGACCCTGTTGGTTTCTCCTATAAATTGGCCGAGTATTTTAGCGAACCGGTTTTTAATATGCCTTTTCTCGAACCATTGGCTTTAGGATTAGCGATTTTTTTAGTAATTCTCGAAGTAGTTTTGGGTGTTATGCTGTTGGTAGGATACAAATCAAAACTTACGATTTGGGCTTTGTTGTTATTAATCGTTTTCTTTACCTTCCTTACCTTCTACTCTGCTTATTTTGACGTTGTTAAAGACTGTGGATGCTTTGGAGATGCCTTACACTTAACGCCTTGGCAATCGTTCACAAAAGATACTGTTTTACTTTTCTTTATTCTGATATTGTTCATCAATAAAAAACTGGTAAAACCTTTGTTTTCAAAATTTGTGACCAATATCCTCACTTTGATCAGCATTATTTTGTGTGTTATTATGGCCGTTTGGGTACTTAACCACAATCCGATCAAAGATTTCCGTCCGTACAAAGTAGGAAGCAATATCGAGAAGGGAATGGAAATTCCTGAAGGTGCTCCAAAATCGGTTGTGGAGATGATTTTTATCTACAAAGTAAACGGTGTTGATAAGGAATTTACTGAAAAAGACCTGATGAACATTCCCGAAGGCGCTACGTTTGTAGACCGAAAAGACAAAGTAATTACGGAAGGTTATGTACCGCCAATTCATGATTTCACCATGACAAAAGACGATTCTGATTACAAAGAAGAATTGCTTAAAGAGCCTAAATTACTGGTATTTGTAACCTACGATTTAAAACTTTCTAATCCTGAAGGAATGAAAAAACTGGAAGGTTTAAACAAAGAAGCTAAAACAAAAGGCTACAAAGTAATTGCTATGACGGCTTCTGGCCCCGATGAAATTGCAAAAGCAAAAAAACAATATGGTTTAGAAGTTGATTTCTATTTCTGTGATGCCACTACGCTAAAAACGATCGAAAGAGCCAATCCAAGTATTGTAGTACTGCAAAAAGGAACTGTAGTTCAAAAAGTACACTATAATGATACTGCCGATTTAAAACTATAA